A window of the Fuscovulum sp. genome harbors these coding sequences:
- a CDS encoding sigma 54-interacting transcriptional regulator, which translates to MRSKTMALIHILDDAFEAAHAVAQLLARRRVAVERGAKPAGTVQVLVASVAAEAKLGGAKGLAEMARGCGAKSLVVVSEGAAVFGVTEELGGRMLRVALPATGQVALRDAGLMMLVDLIGGQVQAMVAADSETGQLIDLASRVARTDVTVFINGPTGSGKEVLARQVHAASRRAAAPFVAINCAAIPENMLEAILFGHEKGAFTGASNANKGIIRAAEGGTLMLDEISEMPMGLQSKLLRVLQERSLTPIGAQKEVPVDIRVIATSNRDMPEEVRARRFREDLFYRLNVFPLTTQALCERPDDIPVLAVAMVRRHTQAGHPLPMLTQEALSALVAHDWPGNVRELENVIQRALVMQEGGKITPADLLIHAATPTVTRLMARAV; encoded by the coding sequence ATGCGGAGCAAGACAATGGCCCTGATCCACATCCTTGACGATGCCTTTGAGGCCGCCCATGCCGTGGCGCAACTGCTGGCCCGCCGCCGTGTGGCGGTGGAGCGGGGGGCAAAGCCTGCGGGTACCGTGCAGGTGCTGGTGGCATCGGTGGCGGCAGAGGCAAAGCTGGGCGGGGCCAAGGGATTGGCCGAGATGGCGCGCGGCTGCGGGGCAAAATCGCTGGTGGTTGTCAGTGAGGGCGCGGCGGTCTTTGGCGTGACGGAAGAACTGGGCGGGCGGATGCTGCGTGTGGCGCTGCCGGCGACCGGGCAGGTCGCGCTGCGTGACGCCGGGCTGATGATGCTGGTCGATCTGATCGGCGGGCAGGTGCAGGCCATGGTGGCCGCCGATTCCGAAACGGGGCAGCTGATCGATCTGGCAAGCCGCGTCGCACGGACCGATGTGACCGTGTTCATCAACGGGCCGACCGGTTCGGGCAAGGAAGTGCTGGCGCGGCAGGTTCATGCGGCAAGCCGCCGTGCGGCTGCGCCGTTCGTCGCGATCAACTGCGCGGCGATCCCGGAGAACATGCTGGAGGCCATTCTGTTCGGCCATGAGAAGGGCGCGTTCACCGGGGCGTCGAATGCTAACAAGGGCATCATCCGCGCGGCCGAGGGCGGCACTCTGATGCTGGACGAAATTTCGGAAATGCCGATGGGCCTGCAATCAAAGCTGCTGCGCGTCTTGCAGGAGCGGTCGCTGACGCCGATTGGCGCGCAGAAGGAAGTGCCCGTCGACATCCGCGTGATCGCCACGTCGAACCGCGACATGCCGGAAGAAGTGCGGGCGCGGCGGTTCCGTGAAGATCTGTTCTATCGCCTGAACGTGTTCCCGCTGACGACCCAGGCGCTGTGCGAGCGGCCCGATGACATTCCGGTTCTGGCCGTGGCGATGGTGCGGCGGCACACGCAGGCGGGCCACCCGCTGCCGATGTTGACGCAAGAGGCGCTGTCGGCCCTGGTGGCGCATGACTGGCCGGGCAATGTGCGCGAGCTGGAGAATGTGATCCAGCGCGCGCTGGTGATGCAGGAAGGTGGCAAGATCACGCCGGCTGATCTGCTGATCCATGCCGCCACGCCCACCGTGACGCGGCTGATGGCGCGCGCCGTCTGA
- a CDS encoding flagellar hook-basal body complex protein FliE, translating to MTVGPVNGFTPFAAGVIRPEGPTQAGAASGPLGAQGTKDSGFGARISGAIDDLAAAQSKASESAKAFEMGRETDLASVMVDQQISSLGFQFALNVRNKALGAYRDIMNMPV from the coding sequence ATGACGGTGGGACCGGTCAACGGGTTTACGCCCTTTGCGGCGGGGGTGATCCGCCCCGAGGGGCCTACGCAAGCGGGCGCAGCCAGCGGGCCGCTGGGCGCGCAGGGCACCAAGGACAGCGGATTTGGCGCGCGGATTTCGGGCGCGATCGACGATCTGGCGGCAGCGCAGAGCAAGGCATCGGAATCGGCCAAGGCCTTTGAAATGGGGCGGGAGACCGACCTCGCCTCGGTGATGGTGGATCAGCAGATCTCATCCCTTGGGTTTCAGTTTGCGCTGAACGTGCGGAACAAGGCGCTGGGCGCCTATCGCGACATCATGAACATGCCGGTCTGA